A region of Paenibacillus thiaminolyticus DNA encodes the following proteins:
- a CDS encoding ATP-binding cassette domain-containing protein → MEEPAILPKESTMTEPLLEVSDLTLTLPSTAYTDNDILTNFSFTLPGRGVTALIGESGSGKSVTAQALLGMLPRGGSIPSGSIRFKGDDILKLPFRQLQRYRGSRVGYVFQDTSGTFDPLLRIGRHFAELLAIHTPLPRTKAKQRALQLLRDMQLPEPERVYGAYPHELSGGMRQRVQLALALAAEPELLIADEPTTALDMPVQADILRLIRQWSVRTGGTVLFITHDLGVVAEIADEVLVMRRGTMVEAGPAAQVLHHPVHPYTRQLVEAYASFSAPGAKPLPDGPPIMEAYGLTKTYRAGRRWLQQATSVTAVREASFAIRRGEMVGLIGESGSGKSTLSRLLLELEQPDRGTIQWAPAQGGGSARPSVQWVHQDPFASFDPRWQVSRIIGEGLDYRPQRNGAAGSAAERIRAIARETGLSPELLDRYPHELSGGMRQRVALARALLLEPSLLILDEPFASLDMTLQRQMLGLIRSWNEKTGMAVLFITHDLRAAAYLCHRVMVMYGGELVEQLPASDLSASDHPYTKRMLASIPGSRRWAAHRREPEPNLH, encoded by the coding sequence ATGGAGGAACCCGCAATTCTACCGAAGGAATCAACGATGACCGAACCGCTGCTGGAGGTTAGCGATCTTACGCTAACCCTTCCGTCCACGGCGTACACAGACAACGACATATTGACCAACTTCTCGTTCACCTTGCCCGGGCGGGGCGTTACAGCGCTCATCGGCGAGAGCGGTTCGGGGAAAAGCGTCACCGCCCAGGCATTGCTAGGCATGCTGCCGCGTGGCGGATCGATCCCCTCTGGCTCGATCCGGTTCAAGGGAGATGATATTTTGAAGCTCCCTTTCCGTCAGCTCCAGCGCTATCGAGGAAGCCGGGTCGGTTACGTGTTCCAGGATACGAGCGGAACCTTCGATCCGCTGCTCCGCATCGGGCGCCACTTCGCGGAATTGCTCGCGATACATACCCCGCTTCCCCGCACGAAAGCGAAGCAGCGGGCTCTGCAGCTGCTCCGGGATATGCAGCTGCCTGAGCCGGAACGCGTATATGGCGCCTACCCTCACGAGCTCTCGGGCGGCATGCGGCAGCGCGTGCAGCTCGCGCTTGCGCTGGCTGCGGAGCCGGAGCTGCTTATCGCCGACGAACCGACGACGGCGCTAGACATGCCGGTGCAAGCCGACATCCTGCGCCTCATTCGCCAATGGAGCGTGCGAACCGGGGGCACCGTCCTGTTCATTACCCACGATCTGGGCGTCGTCGCCGAGATCGCGGACGAGGTCCTCGTCATGCGGCGCGGGACGATGGTCGAAGCCGGGCCTGCCGCTCAGGTGCTTCATCACCCGGTTCACCCGTATACCCGGCAGCTCGTCGAGGCCTATGCATCCTTCTCTGCTCCGGGCGCGAAGCCCCTGCCGGACGGGCCGCCGATCATGGAGGCATACGGCCTGACCAAGACTTACCGCGCAGGACGCCGCTGGCTGCAGCAGGCCACCTCTGTGACCGCCGTCCGTGAGGCGTCCTTCGCGATTCGCCGCGGCGAGATGGTCGGCCTCATCGGGGAGAGCGGCAGCGGCAAGAGCACGTTGTCCCGCTTGCTGCTTGAACTGGAGCAGCCGGATCGCGGCACGATACAATGGGCTCCTGCCCAAGGAGGAGGGAGCGCCCGGCCTTCCGTCCAATGGGTTCATCAGGATCCGTTCGCTTCGTTCGATCCGCGCTGGCAGGTCAGCCGGATTATCGGGGAGGGACTCGATTATAGGCCGCAGCGGAATGGCGCAGCCGGCTCTGCTGCGGAACGGATTCGCGCGATCGCCCGCGAGACGGGGCTGTCCCCGGAGCTGCTGGACCGGTACCCTCACGAGCTGTCGGGCGGCATGCGCCAGCGCGTCGCGCTGGCCCGGGCGCTGCTCTTGGAGCCAAGCTTGCTTATCCTGGACGAACCCTTCGCCAGTCTCGACATGACGCTCCAGCGGCAGATGCTGGGGCTCATCCGCTCCTGGAATGAGAAGACCGGCATGGCCGTCCTGTTCATCACGCATGACCTCCGAGCCGCTGCCTACCTCTGCCATCGCGTCATGGTCATGTATGGCGGCGAGCTGGTGGAGCAGCTTCCGGCCTCAGACTTATCCGCTTCGGACCATCCTTATACGAAGCGCATGCTCGCATCGATTCCGGGCAGCCGCCGATGGGCCGCGCATCGACGTGAGCCTGAACCGAATTTACATTGA
- a CDS encoding ABC transporter permease: MKRRRWMTNLSVLYLAVLTLCAAGAPLLTGYHPVDVQLDAILLPPQPSHLLGTDEMGRDVLTRFLYGGRVSLAVGCASAFVSLLAGVAYGMISGYCGGWIDRILMRAADALLSIPSLLFMIGLQALLKPSLLTVVLVIGLTGWMPLAKLIRTEILALKEEAFIQASAVMGATPIQMFTRHFAPHCLPTILVMTTTGMGHAILSESTLSFLGLGIPPHEPSWGNMLAGAQNHLLSGAWWAAVCPGLGIALTVLAVTFLGDDGQQRWGSPQFYRRDRRWRNPQFYRRNQR; this comes from the coding sequence ATGAAGAGACGCCGCTGGATGACGAACCTGTCTGTTCTGTACTTGGCTGTACTGACCCTATGTGCCGCAGGCGCTCCGCTCTTGACCGGCTACCATCCGGTCGATGTCCAGCTGGACGCGATTTTGCTGCCGCCCCAACCCTCTCACCTGCTGGGGACGGATGAGATGGGACGCGATGTGCTGACCCGATTTCTATACGGGGGCCGGGTCTCGCTTGCGGTCGGGTGCGCTTCGGCGTTCGTATCGCTATTGGCCGGGGTGGCCTATGGCATGATCAGCGGTTACTGCGGCGGCTGGATTGACCGCATCCTGATGCGGGCCGCCGACGCTCTGCTAAGCATTCCGAGCCTGCTGTTCATGATCGGACTGCAGGCGCTGCTGAAGCCAAGCCTGCTGACCGTCGTGCTTGTCATCGGCTTGACCGGGTGGATGCCGCTGGCGAAGCTGATTCGCACCGAGATTCTCGCACTCAAAGAAGAAGCGTTCATTCAAGCTTCCGCCGTGATGGGGGCCACCCCCATCCAAATGTTCACCCGGCATTTCGCCCCCCATTGCTTGCCGACGATACTCGTCATGACGACGACCGGAATGGGTCATGCCATTCTGTCGGAATCGACGCTCAGCTTTCTCGGCCTGGGCATTCCTCCGCATGAGCCTTCCTGGGGCAATATGCTGGCGGGAGCCCAGAATCATTTGCTGTCCGGGGCCTGGTGGGCTGCGGTCTGCCCCGGACTAGGCATCGCGCTTACCGTGCTGGCCGTCACCTTCCTGGGCGATGACGGGCAGCAGCGATGGGGGAGCCCACAATTCTACCGGAGGGATCGACGATGGAGGAACCCGCAATTCTACCGAAGGAATCAACGATGA
- a CDS encoding ABC transporter permease, translated as MRRYLFSRAGEAVIVLLIISLLVFIFIRLLPGDPAMALYGDQIQKLTSADQLRIRANLGLDEPLYWQYVKWLQGIMQGDWGRSYLNGERVDILIGQAVGPTVQLMLAGTFLTLLLSLLFGTITGLKPSSKMDRTVTAVSLVLMSFPTFYLALCLILVFSIALQWFPIAGMGSSAEGWIGRLRHLALPAAALALSHLGYYIRLLRNHVTVINDKEFVRALRMRGVSRHRIIFRHMLPNAALPFLSYIGMSLSLTFAGSVVIETLFSWPGLGMLALKSAQSHDYPVLLAAILLSTFVVVAGSLIIDLFCAWYHPQIRRQLLSGGRAQ; from the coding sequence TTGCGAAGATATCTCTTTTCCAGAGCGGGCGAGGCCGTTATCGTCTTGCTGATCATCAGCCTGCTCGTCTTTATCTTTATTCGTCTGCTGCCGGGCGATCCGGCCATGGCGCTGTATGGGGATCAGATTCAGAAGCTGACCTCCGCCGATCAGCTTCGCATCCGCGCCAACCTCGGTCTGGACGAACCGCTCTATTGGCAGTACGTCAAGTGGCTGCAAGGCATTATGCAGGGCGATTGGGGACGCTCCTACCTGAACGGAGAACGCGTCGACATCCTGATCGGCCAAGCTGTCGGACCGACGGTACAGCTCATGCTGGCCGGCACATTTCTTACTCTTCTCCTCTCTCTCCTCTTCGGGACGATAACAGGCTTGAAGCCTTCCTCGAAGATGGATCGCACGGTGACTGCAGTCAGTCTCGTGCTCATGTCGTTTCCGACCTTCTACCTTGCTCTATGCTTGATTCTGGTGTTCTCCATTGCGCTGCAATGGTTCCCCATCGCCGGAATGGGCAGCAGTGCGGAAGGCTGGATCGGACGGCTTCGGCATCTTGCGCTGCCTGCCGCCGCCCTCGCGCTATCACATCTTGGATATTACATTCGATTATTGCGGAATCACGTTACCGTCATCAACGACAAAGAATTTGTGCGGGCTCTGCGCATGCGCGGCGTCTCCCGGCATCGAATCATTTTCCGCCACATGCTGCCGAATGCGGCACTGCCTTTCTTATCTTATATCGGCATGTCCCTATCATTAACTTTTGCCGGATCGGTCGTTATTGAAACACTGTTCTCCTGGCCCGGACTTGGCATGCTCGCGCTCAAATCGGCGCAAAGCCATGACTACCCCGTGCTGCTCGCCGCCATTCTGCTGAGTACCTTCGTCGTCGTGGCCGGCAGCCTCATAATCGACCTGTTCTGCGCCTGGTACCATCCGCAGATCCGGCGGCAGTTGTTATCAGGGGGGAGAGCGCAATGA
- the hprK gene encoding HPr(Ser) kinase/phosphatase, with translation MAKRVKVAEMAEQFHLEVLAGEPGLKRLITVDDLHRPGLEMAGYFEYHPKERVQLLGKTELAFFETLTPEEKRDRMYHFCSEEMPCIIVTRGLDVPEEIIAVCQEEDVPLLRTQLATTILSSRITSFLEKKLAPTTTIHGVLVDVYGVGMLITGGSGIGKSETALELVKRGHRLVADDAVEIRQTSDNQLHASAPELIRHLLEIRGIGIINVMTLFGAGAIRNNKRISVVIRLENWQQDKQYDRLGLDEETTRIIETDVPLVTVPVRPGRNLAVIIEVAAMNFRLKRMGYNAALQFTNKLTETIAEDMEDFD, from the coding sequence ATGGCCAAGAGAGTAAAAGTGGCCGAGATGGCGGAGCAGTTCCATCTGGAGGTGCTGGCCGGGGAACCGGGGTTGAAGCGGCTGATTACAGTGGATGATTTGCATCGCCCCGGCCTGGAAATGGCGGGTTACTTCGAATACCATCCGAAGGAGCGTGTTCAACTCCTCGGCAAGACCGAACTTGCGTTTTTCGAGACGCTGACTCCAGAGGAGAAGCGGGATCGGATGTATCATTTCTGTTCGGAAGAGATGCCCTGCATCATCGTGACGCGGGGATTGGATGTGCCAGAGGAGATTATCGCCGTATGCCAGGAAGAAGACGTGCCCTTGCTGCGGACGCAGCTGGCGACGACGATTCTCTCGAGCCGCATTACGAGCTTCCTGGAGAAGAAGCTGGCGCCGACGACGACAATTCACGGCGTACTGGTCGACGTCTATGGCGTCGGCATGCTGATTACCGGGGGGAGCGGCATCGGGAAAAGCGAGACGGCGTTGGAACTGGTCAAGCGCGGCCATCGTCTGGTCGCCGACGATGCGGTCGAGATTCGGCAGACATCGGACAACCAGCTGCATGCCTCAGCACCGGAGCTGATCCGGCATTTGCTGGAGATTCGCGGCATCGGCATCATTAATGTGATGACGCTGTTCGGAGCTGGCGCGATCCGCAATAACAAGCGAATCAGCGTCGTCATTCGCCTCGAGAACTGGCAGCAGGATAAGCAGTATGACCGTCTTGGTCTGGATGAGGAGACGACGCGCATTATCGAGACGGATGTACCGCTCGTCACCGTGCCGGTGCGTCCCGGACGGAACCTGGCCGTTATCATCGAGGTGGCTGCGATGAACTTCCGCCTGAAGCGGATGGGCTACAATGCAGCGCTTCAATTCACGAACAAGCTGACCGAGACGATCGCCGAGGATATGGAAGACTTTGATTGA
- the lgt gene encoding prolipoprotein diacylglyceryl transferase, producing MATMLLDPVAFSIGAIKVHWYGIILGTAAVVGLLLAIREGKRFGISQDFFMDLLLFGVPSAIVGARIYYVAFKWDDYKDNLLEIFKIWHGGIAIYGALIGAVICALIYVRKKGYSFWRIADICAPGLLIGQAIGRWGNFVNQEAYGGPTTEAFLRDTLHLPNFIVNQMNVNGTFHHPTFLYESLWSFVGVLLLFGFRRLRGVRSGEVFIGYLIWYSIGRFFIEGLRTDSLAYQGSGWVESMIGSLWSPMQIVFEPGYLDPNYGNVRISQLLAIFLIIGGIALIVIRRVTGASKALYRDPIVSTKPSQVIEATDRGTNGDGSKSEAEAPGKAKPAEEASPSRDVAKEVPESAEPPAAAEAERDIKEK from the coding sequence ATGGCAACGATGTTGCTGGATCCGGTTGCATTTTCGATCGGCGCGATCAAGGTGCACTGGTATGGCATTATATTAGGCACAGCCGCGGTGGTCGGCTTGCTGCTGGCAATTCGGGAAGGCAAAAGATTTGGAATTTCTCAAGATTTTTTCATGGATTTGCTGCTGTTCGGCGTGCCTTCCGCCATTGTCGGGGCGCGTATCTATTACGTTGCCTTCAAATGGGATGATTACAAAGATAACTTATTGGAAATCTTTAAAATCTGGCATGGCGGAATTGCAATCTATGGCGCATTAATCGGCGCCGTGATTTGCGCGCTTATCTATGTTCGCAAAAAAGGGTACTCCTTCTGGCGCATCGCTGATATTTGCGCGCCGGGTCTGCTGATCGGACAAGCGATCGGCCGCTGGGGCAACTTCGTCAATCAGGAAGCGTACGGAGGACCTACAACAGAAGCGTTCCTGCGCGACACGCTGCATCTGCCGAACTTCATCGTGAACCAGATGAATGTGAACGGAACCTTCCATCATCCGACCTTCCTGTATGAGTCGCTGTGGAGCTTCGTCGGCGTGCTGCTGCTGTTCGGCTTCCGCCGGCTGCGCGGCGTACGCAGCGGGGAAGTGTTCATCGGTTACCTGATCTGGTATTCAATCGGCCGCTTCTTCATTGAAGGGCTGCGTACCGACAGTCTGGCCTACCAAGGTTCCGGATGGGTGGAATCGATGATCGGTTCGCTGTGGTCGCCGATGCAGATCGTATTCGAGCCAGGGTATCTCGATCCGAATTACGGTAATGTCCGGATATCGCAGCTGCTGGCCATCTTCTTGATCATCGGCGGCATCGCGCTCATTGTTATCCGCCGGGTAACCGGGGCTTCGAAGGCCCTGTATCGGGATCCGATTGTATCGACGAAGCCTTCACAGGTTATCGAAGCGACGGATCGCGGCACGAATGGCGACGGAAGCAAGTCGGAAGCAGAAGCTCCTGGGAAGGCGAAGCCCGCTGAGGAAGCGTCCCCTTCCAGGGACGTGGCCAAGGAAGTGCCTGAATCGGCGGAGCCGCCTGCGGCTGCGGAAGCGGAACGTGACATAAAGGAGAAATAG
- the ppaX gene encoding pyrophosphatase PpaX, with protein MIRTVLFDLDGTIIDTNELIIETFLHVLLERTPTPLTRDQIIPSMGMPLEYQLREFSGLDDVEELKAAYRRYNISRHDELVREFPHVKEVIGALHEGGIQLGIVTTKMRETTERALRMFGLLDQMGVVVTINDVQHAKPHPEPVLLAIEKLKADPATTLMVGDSPADIQSANAAGAISCGVAWSLKGEAVLSQYEPRHIIHDMRDILTLVGWERESK; from the coding sequence ATGATTCGTACAGTACTGTTCGATCTGGACGGAACGATTATCGATACTAATGAACTGATTATCGAGACCTTCCTGCATGTGCTGCTGGAGCGCACGCCGACTCCGCTGACACGGGATCAGATTATTCCGAGCATGGGAATGCCGCTCGAATATCAGCTGCGGGAGTTCAGCGGATTGGACGATGTGGAGGAGCTCAAAGCCGCATATCGCCGCTACAATATTTCCCGGCATGATGAGCTGGTGCGCGAGTTCCCGCACGTGAAGGAAGTTATCGGCGCTTTGCACGAGGGCGGCATTCAGCTCGGCATCGTCACGACGAAGATGCGCGAGACGACGGAGCGGGCATTGCGCATGTTCGGCTTGCTGGATCAGATGGGCGTGGTCGTCACGATCAACGATGTCCAGCATGCGAAGCCGCATCCGGAGCCGGTGCTGCTCGCCATCGAGAAGCTGAAGGCCGACCCGGCGACGACGCTCATGGTTGGCGACAGCCCAGCCGACATCCAGTCGGCCAATGCGGCCGGCGCCATTTCCTGCGGCGTGGCCTGGTCGTTGAAGGGCGAAGCGGTGCTTAGCCAATACGAACCGCGCCATATCATTCATGATATGCGCGATATATTGACACTCGTCGGATGGGAGCGGGAATCCAAGTGA
- a CDS encoding acyltransferase, translating into MRDVERHPVEGPNSLWQIYRSVSPWKGVWNFIWVQFARYCPSVRLKRWIYVYLLKMKVGRHTAFGLMAMVDVFFPEYIEVGDNTIVGYNATLLAHEYLTKEYRLGKVRIGSHVMIGANSTILAGVTIGDHAVIAAGTVVHKDVLPGQMVAGNPMRVIREANSAPGRAGGSDAES; encoded by the coding sequence GTGAGAGATGTGGAGCGGCACCCTGTCGAAGGGCCGAACAGCCTGTGGCAAATATACCGGTCGGTAAGCCCGTGGAAGGGCGTCTGGAACTTCATCTGGGTTCAATTCGCCCGTTACTGCCCTTCGGTGCGGCTCAAACGATGGATTTATGTGTATCTCTTGAAGATGAAAGTCGGCCGCCATACGGCCTTCGGGCTGATGGCCATGGTCGATGTCTTCTTCCCGGAATATATCGAGGTTGGGGACAATACGATTGTCGGCTACAATGCGACGCTGCTGGCACATGAATATTTGACGAAGGAATACCGTCTCGGGAAGGTCCGCATCGGCAGTCATGTGATGATTGGGGCGAACAGCACCATTCTGGCTGGTGTGACGATTGGGGATCATGCGGTAATCGCGGCCGGGACGGTCGTGCATAAGGATGTGTTGCCCGGCCAAATGGTTGCCGGCAATCCGATGCGGGTGATCCGCGAGGCGAATTCGGCTCCCGGCAGAGCAGGCGGATCGGACGCCGAATCATGA
- a CDS encoding polysaccharide deacetylase family protein, translating to MGMRRAAGAVLLIALLCVALFIDIDRNHIDSRPLVWKGQAGEGEYALQAGGEWYISANALQQAYGVDVHIVDEGKELQLFPTTRQESQWDYKPVFYEDQVITLMYHNVQKNPDHVTFISPEQFEEQLLAIMSSGFHFISMDEYIDYMLNGAPVPPNAVLITFDDGYESFYTEVYPVLRKYHLTATNFVIVETIDNPKQTKHKKLSWAQMREMKQHGMSFYSHTFHSHEYRPVNDRGFLRPMLTWNTYLKKEDRKETDEEYEERVRRDLATAEKVLKKELGNTNSLLAFPFGAYNSKVLEICRELDIPITFTVRPGINGRNNRNGFRINGGNQQIATPKLIEQMRNRGAHTKVARVKPSRIVTWNGAELVLAVPPLVKNGKWYIALNDLQHHFRLSYEMRDADRSIELFLGQYSGKGL from the coding sequence ATGGGCATGAGACGGGCCGCAGGCGCGGTGCTCCTGATTGCCTTGCTGTGCGTCGCGCTGTTCATCGATATCGACAGGAATCATATCGATAGCCGCCCTCTCGTCTGGAAGGGACAAGCGGGCGAAGGGGAGTATGCGCTCCAGGCGGGCGGCGAATGGTATATATCGGCTAATGCGCTGCAGCAAGCATACGGAGTAGACGTACATATCGTCGATGAAGGGAAGGAGCTTCAGCTGTTCCCGACGACGAGACAGGAATCGCAGTGGGATTACAAACCGGTTTTTTATGAGGATCAGGTTATTACGTTAATGTACCATAATGTGCAGAAGAACCCGGACCATGTCACGTTTATCTCGCCGGAGCAGTTCGAGGAGCAGCTGCTGGCGATAATGAGCAGCGGGTTTCATTTTATATCCATGGATGAATATATCGATTATATGCTGAACGGCGCGCCGGTTCCGCCGAATGCCGTCCTGATTACCTTCGATGACGGGTACGAGTCGTTCTATACGGAAGTGTACCCGGTGCTGCGGAAATACCATCTGACCGCCACGAACTTCGTTATCGTCGAGACGATTGACAATCCGAAGCAGACCAAGCACAAGAAGCTGTCATGGGCGCAAATGCGGGAGATGAAGCAGCACGGGATGAGCTTCTACAGCCATACCTTCCACTCGCATGAGTACCGCCCGGTGAATGATCGGGGCTTCCTTCGTCCAATGCTGACCTGGAATACGTATCTGAAAAAGGAAGATCGCAAGGAGACCGATGAGGAATATGAGGAGCGGGTTCGCCGCGATCTGGCCACGGCGGAGAAGGTGCTGAAGAAGGAACTGGGCAATACGAACAGCTTGCTCGCGTTCCCGTTCGGCGCCTATAACAGCAAGGTGCTGGAGATTTGCCGCGAGCTGGATATCCCGATTACGTTCACGGTTCGTCCCGGGATTAACGGGCGGAACAATCGGAACGGGTTCCGAATCAATGGTGGGAATCAGCAGATTGCCACGCCGAAGCTTATTGAGCAGATGCGCAACCGGGGCGCCCATACGAAGGTGGCCCGTGTCAAGCCGAGCAGAATCGTGACCTGGAACGGAGCCGAGCTGGTGCTGGCTGTCCCTCCTCTCGTGAAGAACGGGAAATGGTATATTGCGCTCAACGATTTGCAGCATCATTTTCGGTTGAGCTATGAGATGAGAGATGCGGATCGCAGCATTGAATTGTTCCTGGGGCAATATTCGGGTAAAGGGTTATAA
- a CDS encoding acyltransferase, producing the protein MSRKEHITAIPIVRALAMIGVISVHSTSQATVDMVDSSWYYLYNFFNIFFKYGTPTFILLSSFVLFYNYGGRDKLEPAVLGKFYRNRLLYVIIPYIVASIGYFLMQHMMYYRTRGFEDSMYSFFTKLLTGSAYTHLYFVFISIQFYILFPLMLKLFRSKTILAWSIPLGLLLQWGFVLWNKYDLQIVNKGSISLSYVSYYFLGAYVGLNFEKIRPWLTSLGQKGNPLRFRIGSLALWGAWLLFAMLHVQVWFWSRSTNEWTNSLVYEMLWNFHTLTSAIVLMQLAFFLERKLPDWLRKALMQLGDLSFGIYLLHPVFLALYRKYAWFGGGSLAYMLFIAGGYAVALGLSWLVVYAAFRFIPFAWIGFGAVPRSFKAKRAPHQKSGSITPGTNA; encoded by the coding sequence ATGAGCCGCAAAGAGCACATTACCGCCATTCCTATTGTGCGAGCGCTGGCCATGATTGGCGTCATCAGCGTGCATTCCACATCGCAGGCAACGGTAGATATGGTTGATTCGAGTTGGTATTATCTGTATAACTTTTTCAACATCTTTTTCAAATACGGCACGCCGACCTTCATTCTGCTGAGCAGCTTCGTGCTGTTCTACAACTACGGCGGACGGGACAAGCTGGAGCCTGCCGTGCTGGGCAAGTTCTACCGGAATCGGCTGCTCTATGTCATCATTCCGTATATCGTCGCATCGATCGGGTATTTCCTGATGCAGCATATGATGTATTACCGTACCCGCGGCTTCGAGGATTCGATGTATTCGTTTTTCACCAAATTATTGACCGGCTCCGCTTATACGCACTTATACTTTGTTTTTATCAGCATTCAGTTCTATATCTTGTTCCCATTGATGCTTAAGCTGTTCCGGTCCAAGACGATATTGGCCTGGTCGATTCCGCTAGGGCTGCTGCTGCAGTGGGGCTTCGTGCTCTGGAACAAATATGACCTCCAGATTGTCAATAAAGGCAGCATCTCGCTATCGTATGTCAGCTATTATTTCCTGGGTGCCTATGTCGGCTTGAATTTCGAGAAAATTCGACCGTGGCTGACGTCGCTCGGGCAGAAGGGAAATCCGCTTCGCTTCCGGATCGGGTCGCTTGCGCTGTGGGGCGCGTGGCTGCTGTTCGCGATGCTTCATGTTCAGGTCTGGTTCTGGTCGCGTTCAACCAATGAATGGACCAACTCGCTTGTCTATGAGATGCTGTGGAACTTCCACACGCTCACATCGGCTATCGTCTTGATGCAGCTGGCCTTTTTCCTGGAACGGAAGCTGCCGGACTGGCTTCGCAAAGCCCTTATGCAGCTGGGGGATCTGTCCTTCGGCATCTACCTGCTGCATCCCGTCTTCCTTGCCTTGTACCGCAAATATGCTTGGTTCGGAGGCGGCTCACTTGCGTATATGCTGTTTATCGCGGGAGGCTATGCCGTGGCGCTCGGCTTGTCCTGGCTCGTCGTCTACGCGGCATTCCGCTTCATCCCGTTCGCCTGGATCGGATTCGGCGCCGTGCCGCGCAGCTTCAAGGCGAAGCGGGCACCGCACCAGAAGTCGGGTTCCATCACCCCAGGCACAAATGCATAA
- a CDS encoding ATP phosphoribosyltransferase regulatory subunit produces MSKPRMFEKPSGVRDYLPEAVRKLREIERKVLHTMECWGYAQIITPTMEFYDTVGTASATSDQKLFKLLNQRGTPMVLRSDMTGPIARVVSSLLGKEQFPIRLSYHANVFRAMEEEAGREAEFFQTGAELAGNGSPEADAEVIALAIACLKASGIERFKVALGHHGYVQSLFEDALPGDEENQLRLKQLLIQRDVVGYRAQASLLGLEAERLEPLEALLQLRGGRAVLDQARALSGKPEMAASLAHLEQVWEVLEAYGVAGHLLLDLTMLGDFSYYTGTIFEGYAADMGFPVMSGGRYDHLLQQFGRPAPATGFALKTTRIIDALSRPGENEEGQAKPVLIQYEAARRAEAFTEAGRLRAEGVIAVTQLLRDEAAGVTSWGGTEAAGQTQGRYREVLTFTQS; encoded by the coding sequence ATGTCGAAGCCGAGAATGTTCGAGAAGCCCTCCGGCGTGCGGGATTATTTGCCGGAAGCGGTTCGCAAGCTAAGAGAAATCGAGCGGAAGGTGCTCCATACGATGGAGTGCTGGGGATATGCACAAATTATTACCCCGACGATGGAATTCTATGACACGGTGGGGACGGCCAGCGCTACCTCCGATCAGAAGCTGTTCAAGCTGCTGAATCAGCGTGGAACGCCGATGGTGCTGCGTTCGGATATGACGGGGCCTATCGCGCGCGTCGTCTCTTCCTTGCTCGGGAAGGAGCAGTTCCCGATCCGCCTGTCCTATCATGCGAATGTGTTCCGGGCGATGGAAGAAGAGGCGGGGCGGGAGGCCGAGTTTTTCCAGACGGGTGCGGAGCTGGCGGGCAACGGTTCGCCGGAGGCCGATGCGGAGGTGATCGCGCTGGCGATCGCCTGCCTGAAGGCCTCGGGAATCGAGCGGTTCAAGGTGGCGCTCGGCCATCACGGATACGTGCAGAGCTTGTTCGAGGATGCGCTGCCCGGGGATGAGGAGAACCAGCTTCGCCTGAAGCAGCTGCTGATTCAGCGCGACGTGGTCGGCTACCGGGCGCAGGCAAGCCTGCTCGGGCTGGAGGCCGAGCGGCTTGAGCCGTTGGAGGCGCTGCTGCAGCTCCGGGGCGGCCGCGCGGTACTGGACCAGGCGCGCGCGCTGTCTGGCAAGCCGGAGATGGCGGCTTCTCTTGCTCATTTGGAGCAGGTATGGGAAGTTCTGGAGGCGTACGGGGTTGCGGGGCATCTGCTGCTCGATTTGACGATGCTGGGGGACTTTTCTTATTATACGGGCACGATTTTTGAAGGATATGCCGCAGACATGGGGTTCCCGGTCATGAGCGGCGGACGTTATGATCATTTGCTGCAGCAATTCGGCCGTCCTGCTCCGGCGACGGGCTTCGCGCTCAAGACGACGCGCATTATCGATGCCTTGTCCCGGCCTGGCGAGAACGAAGAGGGGCAGGCGAAGCCGGTGCTGATTCAATATGAGGCGGCCAGACGGGCGGAAGCCTTTACGGAGGCGGGCCGGCTGCGGGCGGAAGGCGTTATTGCCGTTACGCAGCTGCTGAGAGACGAAGCGGCGGGAGTGACATCCTGGGGAGGGACGGAAGCCGCAGGCCAGACGCAGGGCCGCTACCGCGAGGTGCTCACCTTTACGCAATCGTGA